A region of Streptomyces sp. NBC_01788 DNA encodes the following proteins:
- a CDS encoding fibronectin type III domain-containing protein, translating into MPGRVVALCGALVLLASCGRNAADDGEGGRLPGAPTGVTAAAGSATSVHVMWNALPAASDIAGYEVYRDATKVTAVPARERMVDVTRLSPSTTYVFTVRARGTDGRLGPRSRPVRARTPAAVAADHSAPSRPLDVRGRAVGSRAVQLSWSRSTDDRGVVSYDVHQGGTKIHSVGGSQTATVVTGLRPGTSYVFTVRARDAADNLSSASAAVRLTTAPGSDGGRATAPSSFRAATHQADGAHYLDLSWVPPHTDGVVTQYQIQLDGQPATSLVWGGTAPREKASYSFYLGREAGVGHRVRIRAMLPDGTWGGFSPERSVTTGKP; encoded by the coding sequence GTGCCCGGGCGTGTCGTGGCACTGTGCGGTGCGCTGGTGCTGCTCGCCTCCTGCGGCCGGAACGCCGCGGACGACGGGGAGGGCGGCCGGCTGCCCGGTGCGCCGACCGGCGTCACCGCCGCCGCGGGAAGCGCGACCAGCGTGCACGTGATGTGGAACGCGCTGCCCGCAGCCTCGGACATCGCCGGGTACGAGGTGTACCGCGACGCCACGAAGGTGACGGCCGTACCGGCCCGTGAGCGCATGGTGGACGTCACCCGGCTCAGCCCGTCGACCACGTACGTCTTCACCGTCCGGGCGCGTGGCACCGACGGCCGGCTCGGTCCGCGCAGCCGGCCGGTGCGGGCGAGGACACCGGCCGCCGTCGCGGCCGACCACTCGGCTCCCAGCCGCCCGCTCGACGTGCGCGGCCGGGCGGTGGGCAGCCGGGCCGTCCAACTGTCCTGGTCGCGCTCGACGGACGACCGGGGCGTGGTGTCGTACGACGTCCACCAGGGCGGTACGAAGATCCACAGCGTCGGCGGCAGCCAGACCGCCACCGTGGTCACCGGCCTGCGGCCGGGCACGTCCTACGTGTTCACCGTGCGGGCCCGTGACGCGGCCGACAACCTGTCCTCCGCCAGTGCCGCCGTCCGGCTCACCACCGCGCCGGGCTCCGACGGCGGGCGGGCCACCGCACCGTCGTCCTTCCGCGCCGCGACCCACCAGGCGGACGGGGCGCACTACCTCGACCTGAGCTGGGTCCCGCCGCACACCGACGGTGTGGTGACGCAGTACCAGATCCAGTTGGACGGGCAGCCGGCCACCTCCCTCGTCTGGGGCGGCACGGCGCCCCGCGAGAAGGCCTCGTACAGCTTCTACCTGGGGCGCGAGGCCGGGGTCGGCCACCGGGTGCGGATCCGGGCGATGCTCCCGGACGGCACCTGGGGCGGCTTCTCACCCGAACGGTCGGTGACGACCGGGAAACCGTGA
- the dhaK gene encoding dihydroxyacetone kinase subunit DhaK — protein MKMLINVAETVVADALRGMAAAHPELTVDVENRVVVRRDTPVAGKVALVSGGGSGHEPLHGGFVGPGMLSAACPGEVFTSPVPDQMLRAAAAVDSGAGVLFIVKNYTGDVLNFDMAAELAEDEGIQIAKVLVNDDVAVTDSLYTAGRRGTGATLFVEKIAGAAADEGQPLERVESIGRQVNENSRSFGVALSACTTPAKGSPTFDLPAGELELGIGIHGEPGRERRPMMTSREIADFAVHAILEDMSPRNPVLLLVNGMGATPLLELYGFNAEVHRVLAERGVPVARTLVGNYVTSLDMAGASVTLCQIDEELLRLWDAPVSTPGLRWGR, from the coding sequence ATGAAAATGCTCATCAATGTCGCCGAGACCGTCGTGGCGGACGCGCTGCGTGGCATGGCGGCGGCCCACCCCGAGCTGACGGTCGACGTGGAGAACCGGGTGGTCGTGCGGCGGGACACGCCCGTGGCGGGGAAGGTCGCGCTGGTCTCGGGCGGCGGGTCCGGGCACGAGCCGCTGCACGGCGGGTTCGTCGGGCCCGGGATGCTCTCGGCGGCCTGTCCGGGGGAGGTCTTCACCTCGCCGGTGCCGGACCAGATGCTGCGGGCTGCGGCGGCCGTGGACAGCGGGGCGGGCGTCCTGTTCATCGTGAAGAACTACACCGGCGACGTGCTCAACTTCGACATGGCCGCCGAACTCGCCGAGGACGAGGGCATCCAGATCGCGAAGGTGCTGGTCAACGATGACGTGGCGGTGACCGACAGCCTGTACACGGCCGGGCGGCGCGGTACCGGCGCGACCTTGTTCGTGGAGAAAATCGCGGGCGCCGCGGCCGACGAGGGGCAGCCGCTCGAGCGGGTGGAGTCGATCGGCCGGCAGGTCAACGAGAACTCCCGCAGCTTCGGCGTCGCGCTGAGCGCCTGCACCACCCCGGCCAAGGGCAGCCCCACCTTCGACCTGCCCGCCGGTGAGCTGGAGCTCGGTATCGGCATCCACGGCGAGCCGGGCCGGGAGCGGCGGCCGATGATGACCTCGCGCGAGATCGCCGACTTCGCGGTGCACGCGATCCTGGAGGACATGAGCCCGCGCAACCCCGTGCTGCTGCTGGTCAACGGCATGGGTGCGACCCCGCTGCTGGAGCTGTACGGCTTCAACGCGGAGGTGCACCGGGTGCTCGCCGAGCGAGGCGTGCCCGTCGCCCGCACGCTGGTGGGCAACTACGTCACCTCCCTGGACATGGCGGGCGCCTCGGTCACCCTGTGCCAGATCGACGAGGAACTGCTGCGGCTGTGGGACGCGCCGGTGAGCACACCGGGCCTGCGCTGGGGCAGGTGA
- a CDS encoding glycoside hydrolase family 75 protein, protein MRAQPLALVAASTALLALTTLPTPTVPYAYRTRGEPAAHGDDGVQAADLLARVRDCTPVSRGHYRLGAGQPATVPVCGLPGAVFWKADMDIDCDGRPTARCNRRTDPQFSPTAAYEQSDGRRLDAARLPYVVLPAPSRIWDHRAHGVGGGSVAAVVYRDRVQYAVVGDIGPREVIGEASYATARRLGIPADPHGGGVRSGVTYIVFQDSRIGAIEDHAAAVATGERLARRLVNSGTATPSAEAPGRRPPVADGGEGDPADE, encoded by the coding sequence GTGCGTGCCCAGCCGCTGGCGCTCGTCGCGGCGAGTACCGCCCTGCTCGCCCTCACGACTCTGCCGACGCCCACCGTGCCGTACGCGTACCGCACCCGCGGGGAGCCCGCGGCGCACGGCGACGACGGTGTCCAGGCCGCCGACCTGCTGGCCAGGGTGCGTGACTGCACGCCGGTCTCCCGCGGCCACTACCGCCTCGGCGCCGGGCAGCCCGCCACCGTCCCGGTGTGCGGACTGCCCGGCGCCGTCTTCTGGAAGGCCGACATGGACATCGACTGCGACGGACGGCCCACCGCGCGCTGCAACCGCCGTACCGACCCGCAGTTCTCCCCGACCGCCGCCTACGAGCAGTCCGACGGCCGCCGCCTGGACGCCGCACGGCTGCCGTACGTGGTCCTGCCCGCCCCCAGCCGAATCTGGGACCACCGCGCCCACGGCGTGGGCGGGGGATCGGTCGCGGCCGTCGTCTACCGGGACCGTGTGCAGTACGCGGTCGTCGGCGACATCGGGCCGCGCGAGGTGATCGGCGAGGCCTCCTACGCCACCGCCCGGCGCCTGGGCATCCCCGCCGACCCCCACGGCGGCGGTGTCCGCTCCGGCGTGACCTACATCGTCTTCCAGGACTCCCGGATCGGCGCCATCGAGGACCACGCGGCCGCCGTCGCCACCGGCGAACGGCTGGCACGCCGACTGGTGAACAGCGGCACGGCGACGCCGTCGGCGGAGGCCCCGGGGCGTCGGCCGCCTGTGGCGGACGGCGGGGAGGGCGACCCCGCGGACGAGTGA
- a CDS encoding PTS-dependent dihydroxyacetone kinase phosphotransferase subunit DhaM, translating into MSGEKAVGIVLVSHSAEVASSVLELAKGLAGGAAGVPVAAAGGREDGGLGTSAELVAAAAAAVDQGAGVALLTDLGSAVLTVKALLAEGDELPENTRLLDAPFVEGAVAAVVTAAAGADLDAVEAAASEAYGYRKV; encoded by the coding sequence ATGAGCGGCGAGAAGGCGGTCGGGATCGTACTGGTGTCGCACAGCGCCGAGGTGGCGTCGTCGGTTCTCGAACTGGCGAAGGGACTGGCGGGCGGCGCGGCGGGCGTGCCCGTGGCCGCCGCCGGGGGCCGGGAGGACGGCGGGCTGGGCACCAGTGCCGAACTGGTCGCCGCGGCCGCCGCGGCCGTGGACCAGGGCGCCGGGGTGGCCCTGCTCACCGACCTCGGCAGCGCGGTGCTCACCGTGAAGGCGCTGCTCGCCGAGGGTGACGAACTGCCCGAGAACACACGGCTGCTGGACGCCCCGTTCGTCGAGGGCGCGGTCGCCGCGGTGGTCACGGCGGCGGCGGGAGCCGACCTGGACGCCGTGGAGGCGGCGGCCTCGGAGGCGTACGGCTACCGGAAGGTGTGA
- a CDS encoding NADPH-dependent 2,4-dienoyl-CoA reductase gives MGRYPHLLRPLDLGFTTLPNRVLMGSMHVGLEEADRGFERMAEFYAARARGGVGLIVTGGIAPNEEGRPYEGGAKLTTEQEAERHATVTAAVHREGGRIALQILHFGRYAYHRDLVAPSPLKAPISRFVPRELTDADIERTIDDYTRTALLARLAGYDGVEIMGSEGYLVNEFVAARTNHRTDRWGGSYENRTRFPVEIVRRVREAVGEDFIIIYRLSMLDLVPDGSTLDEVVALAKAVETAGATLINTGIGWHEARIPTIATSVPRGAYAFATKRLMGRVSVPLVTTNRINTPEVAEQLLADGYADMVSVARPMLADPDFVAKAAAGRPEAINTCIGCNQACLDHTFSGQITSCLVNPRACHETELVLSPTRRRKRVAVVGAGPAGLACAVSAAERGHQVTLFDAADEIGGQLNVARKVPGKQEFGETLRYFRHQLAAHGVDVRLNTRVSAGDLADYDETVVATGVTPRTPDIPGVGHPSVLGYLDVLRDGAAVGEKVAILGAGGIGFDVAEYLTDGGDGASEDPAAYFRLWGVDMDQREPGGLTAPRRPAPPRTVHLLQRSTTKVGAALGTTTGWIHRTELRHRGVTMVPGVRYDRIDDQGLHITVGGASTVLEVDTIVLCTGQEPRRDLYEELVAAGRRPRLIGGADEAAELDAKRAVKQGTELAAAL, from the coding sequence GGGCCGTTACCCGCATCTGCTGCGCCCGCTCGACCTGGGCTTCACCACGCTGCCCAACCGCGTCCTCATGGGCTCGATGCACGTCGGCCTCGAGGAGGCCGACCGAGGCTTCGAGCGGATGGCGGAGTTCTACGCGGCCCGCGCCCGCGGCGGAGTGGGGCTCATCGTCACCGGCGGCATCGCCCCGAACGAGGAGGGGCGGCCCTACGAGGGCGGCGCCAAGCTCACCACCGAGCAGGAGGCCGAGCGGCACGCGACCGTCACCGCCGCCGTGCATCGCGAGGGCGGCAGGATCGCCCTCCAGATCCTGCACTTCGGCCGCTACGCCTACCATCGCGACTTGGTCGCGCCCAGCCCCCTCAAGGCCCCCATCAGCCGGTTCGTGCCCCGCGAACTCACCGACGCCGACATCGAGCGGACCATCGACGACTACACGCGCACCGCCCTCCTCGCCCGCCTGGCCGGCTACGACGGCGTCGAGATCATGGGCTCCGAGGGCTACCTGGTCAACGAGTTCGTCGCCGCGCGGACCAACCACCGCACCGACCGCTGGGGCGGCTCCTACGAGAACCGGACGCGCTTCCCGGTCGAGATCGTGCGCCGGGTGCGCGAGGCCGTCGGCGAGGACTTCATCATCATCTACCGGCTGTCGATGCTGGACCTGGTGCCCGACGGCTCGACCCTGGACGAGGTCGTCGCCCTCGCCAAGGCGGTCGAGACGGCCGGGGCGACCCTCATCAACACCGGCATCGGCTGGCACGAGGCCCGCATCCCCACCATCGCCACCTCCGTACCGCGCGGCGCCTACGCGTTCGCCACCAAGAGGCTGATGGGCCGGGTCTCCGTCCCCCTCGTCACCACCAACCGCATCAACACGCCCGAGGTCGCCGAGCAGTTGCTTGCCGACGGGTACGCCGACATGGTGTCCGTGGCCCGCCCGATGCTCGCCGACCCGGACTTCGTCGCCAAGGCCGCCGCCGGCCGCCCCGAGGCCATCAACACCTGCATCGGCTGCAACCAGGCCTGCCTCGACCACACCTTCAGCGGGCAGATCACCTCCTGCCTGGTCAACCCGCGCGCCTGCCACGAGACCGAACTGGTCCTGTCCCCGACCCGGCGGCGCAAGCGGGTCGCGGTCGTCGGCGCCGGACCGGCCGGGCTCGCCTGCGCGGTCTCGGCCGCCGAACGCGGCCACCAGGTCACCCTGTTCGACGCGGCGGACGAGATCGGCGGACAGCTCAACGTGGCCCGCAAGGTCCCCGGCAAGCAGGAGTTCGGCGAGACGCTGCGCTACTTCCGCCACCAACTCGCCGCGCACGGCGTGGACGTACGGCTGAACACGCGGGTGAGCGCCGGCGACCTCGCGGACTACGACGAGACCGTCGTCGCCACCGGCGTCACTCCGCGCACCCCCGACATCCCCGGCGTCGGCCACCCGAGCGTCCTCGGCTACCTCGACGTACTGCGCGACGGCGCGGCTGTCGGCGAGAAGGTGGCGATCCTCGGCGCCGGCGGCATCGGCTTCGACGTGGCCGAGTACCTCACCGACGGCGGTGACGGGGCGAGCGAGGACCCGGCGGCGTACTTCCGGCTCTGGGGAGTCGACATGGACCAGCGCGAGCCCGGCGGACTCACCGCGCCGCGGCGGCCCGCGCCGCCGCGCACGGTGCACCTGCTCCAGCGCAGCACCACCAAGGTCGGCGCCGCACTGGGCACCACGACCGGCTGGATCCACCGCACCGAACTCAGGCACCGCGGGGTCACCATGGTGCCCGGCGTGCGCTACGACCGGATCGACGACCAGGGCCTGCACATCACCGTCGGCGGCGCGAGCACGGTCCTGGAGGTCGACACGATCGTGCTGTGCACCGGACAAGAGCCCCGGCGCGACCTGTACGAGGAACTGGTCGCCGCCGGGCGCCGCCCGCGTCTGATCGGCGGCGCGGACGAGGCCGCCGAACTCGACGCCAAGCGTGCCGTCAAACAGGGCACGGAACTGGCGGCGGCCCTGTAG
- the dhaL gene encoding dihydroxyacetone kinase subunit DhaL, with amino-acid sequence MLDADFFRRWMTATAVSVAREAEWLTALDSPIGDADHGSNLQRGFTAVRAALEKEDPQTPGAVLVLAGRQLISTVGGASGPLYGTLLRRTGKALGDAAEVSEKHLADALRAGVDGVMTLGGAAPGDKTMIDALVPAVDALGDGFSAARAAAEAGAKATTPLLARKGRASYLGERSIGHQDPGATSSALLIAALAESAAEVA; translated from the coding sequence GTGCTCGACGCCGACTTTTTCCGCCGCTGGATGACGGCGACCGCCGTGTCCGTGGCCCGCGAGGCGGAATGGCTCACCGCCCTCGACTCCCCCATCGGGGACGCCGACCACGGCAGCAATCTTCAGCGCGGGTTCACGGCCGTACGGGCCGCGCTGGAGAAGGAGGACCCGCAGACACCCGGCGCGGTCCTGGTGCTCGCCGGGCGGCAGCTGATCTCGACGGTCGGCGGCGCGTCGGGGCCGCTGTACGGGACGCTGCTGCGACGCACCGGCAAGGCACTCGGGGACGCCGCCGAGGTGAGCGAGAAGCACCTCGCCGATGCGCTGCGGGCCGGGGTGGACGGGGTCATGACGCTGGGCGGGGCCGCACCGGGCGACAAGACCATGATCGACGCGCTGGTCCCCGCGGTGGACGCACTCGGTGACGGCTTCTCGGCTGCCCGGGCCGCCGCCGAGGCGGGCGCCAAGGCGACCACCCCCCTGCTGGCCCGCAAGGGCCGGGCGAGCTATCTGGGCGAGCGCAGCATCGGTCACCAGGACCCGGGGGCCACCTCGTCCGCCCTGCTGATCGCCGCACTTGCCGAATCCGCCGCGGAGGTGGCGTGA